From the Sphingomonas phyllosphaerae 5.2 genome, one window contains:
- the rnhA gene encoding ribonuclease HI, with the protein MTELTQVELFTDGACKGNPGPGGWGAVIRAGKHEKELSGGEPLTTNNRMELMAAIRGLNALTRPCRVTLSTDSRYVMDGLTKWIHGWQKNGWKTADKKPVKNAELWQALLEAARPHRVDWKWVKGHAGHPENERADRLASDAAVAAGRA; encoded by the coding sequence ATGACCGAGTTGACGCAGGTCGAGCTGTTCACCGACGGCGCGTGCAAGGGCAATCCCGGCCCGGGCGGCTGGGGCGCGGTGATCCGGGCCGGCAAGCACGAGAAGGAACTCTCCGGCGGCGAGCCACTGACCACCAACAACCGCATGGAGTTGATGGCGGCGATCCGCGGGCTGAACGCGCTGACACGGCCGTGTCGGGTCACGCTGTCGACCGACAGCCGCTACGTCATGGACGGGCTGACGAAGTGGATCCACGGCTGGCAGAAGAACGGCTGGAAGACCGCCGACAAGAAGCCGGTGAAGAACGCGGAACTGTGGCAGGCGCTGCTGGAGGCCGCCCGCCCGCACCGCGTCGACTGGAAATGGGTGAAGGGCCATGCCGGCCATCCCGAGAACGAGCGTGCCGACCGACTGGCGAGCGATGCCGCGGTCGCAGCGGGGCGGGCATAG
- the thrB gene encoding homoserine kinase — MAVYTHVSAEALGAFLRRYDVGELVSVKGIAEGVENSNYLVDTTGARFILTLYEKRVAADDLPFFMALLDHLAARGLAVPPAIADRAGGVIQELEGRPACLIRFLTGVSVSHPTPAQAHAAARAMGEMHAALADFAQTRVNSMGIATWRPLLERCGRDLDAIQPGLFDRVDTALARVEAAWPLGLPVSAIHADLFPDNVLMRGDEVTGLIDFYFACTDVRALDVAVMHSAWTFDAHGRDPDAAIGAALLDGYGTSFALSAAERAALPLLAQGACVRFLLSRAWDWLHTPADALVMRKDPLAYLRRLDWYEANPRAFA; from the coding sequence ATGGCCGTCTACACGCACGTCTCCGCGGAAGCGCTGGGCGCTTTCCTGCGCCGCTACGATGTCGGCGAACTCGTCTCCGTGAAGGGGATCGCCGAGGGGGTGGAGAACTCCAACTACCTCGTCGACACCACCGGCGCGCGTTTCATCCTGACGCTTTATGAGAAGCGCGTCGCGGCGGACGACCTGCCGTTCTTCATGGCGTTGCTCGACCATCTCGCCGCGCGCGGGCTGGCGGTGCCGCCGGCGATCGCCGACCGCGCTGGCGGCGTGATCCAGGAGCTGGAGGGCCGGCCAGCGTGCCTGATCCGTTTTCTGACGGGTGTGTCGGTGTCGCATCCCACGCCCGCCCAGGCGCATGCCGCCGCGCGCGCGATGGGGGAGATGCATGCCGCGCTCGCCGACTTCGCGCAGACGCGTGTCAATTCGATGGGCATCGCGACGTGGCGACCGTTGCTGGAGCGCTGCGGACGCGACCTCGACGCGATCCAGCCCGGCCTGTTCGATCGCGTCGACACCGCACTGGCGCGCGTCGAGGCGGCGTGGCCGCTCGGCCTGCCGGTCAGCGCGATCCATGCGGACCTGTTCCCGGACAACGTGCTGATGCGCGGCGACGAGGTTACGGGGCTGATCGACTTCTATTTCGCCTGCACCGACGTGCGCGCGCTCGATGTCGCGGTGATGCACTCGGCGTGGACGTTCGACGCGCATGGCCGCGATCCGGATGCGGCAATCGGAGCCGCATTGCTGGACGGTTATGGCACGTCGTTCGCATTGTCGGCGGCCGAACGCGCGGCGCTGCCGCTGCTCGCGCAGGGCGCGTGCGTCCGCTTCCTGCTGAGCCGGGCGTGGGACTGGCTGCACACCCCGGCCGACGCGCTGGTGATGCGCAAGGATCCGCTGGCGTACCTGCGGCGGCTCGACTGGTACGAAGCCAATCCGCGGGCATTCGCATGA
- the ispH gene encoding 4-hydroxy-3-methylbut-2-enyl diphosphate reductase, whose protein sequence is MPGTGPVRRRPLELLIAAPRGFCAGVDRAIRIVELAIEKHGAPVYVRHEIVHNKFVVDSLKAKGAVFVEELTEVPDGAPVVFSAHGVPKSVPAEAQNRGLDYLDATCPLVSKVHRQAERLVAAGRHIVFIGHVGHPEVIGTFGQVPEGAMTLVETVADVEALTPADPANLAFLTQTTLSVDDTAAMVAGLHRRFPTIQAPHGEDICYATSNRQAAVKAIASACDAVLVIGAPNSSNSLRLVEVAERQGIRAALIQRAADLDWAFLDGVGTLGVTAGASAPELLVRELVDRLSTRFDVTEREEETTRETIAFKLPRGLEAAA, encoded by the coding sequence ATGCCCGGGACCGGGCCGGTGCGGCGCCGCCCGCTGGAACTGCTGATTGCCGCTCCGCGCGGCTTCTGCGCCGGGGTCGACCGGGCGATCCGGATCGTCGAGCTCGCGATCGAGAAGCACGGCGCACCGGTCTATGTCCGGCACGAAATCGTCCACAACAAGTTCGTGGTCGATTCGCTGAAGGCGAAGGGCGCGGTGTTCGTCGAGGAATTGACCGAGGTGCCCGATGGCGCGCCCGTCGTCTTCTCCGCCCACGGTGTGCCCAAGTCGGTGCCGGCCGAGGCGCAGAACCGTGGACTCGACTATCTCGATGCCACCTGCCCGCTCGTCTCCAAGGTGCATCGGCAGGCCGAACGGCTGGTCGCTGCCGGGCGCCACATCGTGTTCATCGGCCACGTCGGTCACCCGGAAGTGATCGGCACGTTCGGCCAGGTCCCCGAGGGCGCGATGACGCTGGTCGAGACGGTCGCCGACGTCGAGGCGCTGACGCCCGCCGATCCCGCGAACCTTGCGTTCCTCACGCAGACGACGCTGTCGGTCGACGACACCGCCGCGATGGTCGCCGGGCTGCACCGTCGCTTCCCCACGATCCAGGCGCCGCACGGCGAGGACATCTGCTACGCCACCTCCAACCGGCAGGCGGCGGTGAAGGCGATCGCAAGTGCATGCGACGCGGTGCTGGTGATCGGCGCGCCCAATTCGTCCAACTCGCTGCGGCTGGTCGAGGTCGCGGAACGACAGGGCATCCGCGCCGCGCTGATCCAGCGTGCCGCCGATCTCGACTGGGCGTTCCTCGACGGGGTCGGCACGCTGGGCGTCACCGCGGGCGCTTCCGCCCCCGAGTTGCTGGTGCGCGAACTGGTCGACCGGCTGTCGACGCGCTTCGACGTGACCGAGCGGGAGGAGGAAACGACCCGCGAGACGATCGCGTTCAAGCTGCCGCGCGGGCTAGAGGCCGCTGCGTAA
- the ruvB gene encoding Holliday junction branch migration DNA helicase RuvB: protein MTDEDRLISPARRVEDVDAALRPKTLDDFVGQKAARENLRVFIQAAKSRGEALDHVLFFGPPGLGKTTLAQIVAREMGVGFRATSGPVIAKSGDLAALLTNLEDGDVLFIDEIHRLQPAVEEVLYPAMEDRALDLMIGEGPSARSVRIDLPRFTLVGATTRQGLLTTPLRDRFGIPVRLQFYTVDELERVVLRAAQLLELGIARDGAVEIARRARGTPRIAGRLLRRVRDFANVANVAVVDATVADRALDRLEVDRLGLDAMDRRYLMMIADIYRGGPVGVETLAAGLSEPRDTVEEVIEPYLIQLGLVARTARGRVLNAGGWKHLGLNPPAGSQDGLFDQ from the coding sequence GTGACCGATGAGGACCGCCTGATCTCGCCCGCGCGCCGCGTCGAGGATGTCGACGCCGCGCTGCGCCCGAAGACGCTCGACGATTTCGTCGGGCAGAAGGCCGCGCGCGAGAATCTGCGGGTGTTCATCCAGGCGGCGAAGAGCCGCGGTGAGGCGCTCGATCACGTGCTCTTTTTCGGACCGCCCGGGCTCGGCAAGACCACATTGGCGCAGATCGTCGCGCGCGAGATGGGCGTGGGCTTCCGCGCGACGTCGGGTCCGGTCATCGCCAAGTCGGGCGATCTCGCCGCCTTGCTGACCAATCTCGAGGATGGCGACGTCCTCTTCATCGACGAGATCCATCGCCTGCAACCCGCCGTCGAGGAGGTGCTCTACCCCGCGATGGAGGATCGCGCGCTCGACCTGATGATCGGCGAGGGGCCGTCGGCGCGCAGCGTGCGGATCGACCTGCCACGCTTCACCTTGGTCGGAGCGACGACACGGCAGGGATTGTTGACGACGCCGCTGCGCGACCGTTTCGGCATCCCGGTGCGGCTGCAATTCTACACCGTCGACGAACTGGAACGCGTCGTATTGCGTGCGGCACAGTTGCTCGAACTCGGCATCGCGCGCGACGGCGCGGTCGAGATCGCACGCCGCGCGCGCGGCACGCCGCGCATCGCCGGCCGGCTGCTGCGGCGGGTGCGCGATTTCGCGAACGTCGCGAACGTGGCCGTCGTCGACGCGACCGTCGCGGACCGTGCGCTGGATCGGCTGGAGGTCGACCGGCTCGGGCTTGATGCGATGGACCGTCGCTATCTCATGATGATCGCCGACATCTATCGTGGTGGCCCGGTCGGCGTCGAAACGCTGGCGGCTGGCCTGAGCGAGCCGCGTGACACCGTCGAGGAAGTGATCGAGCCGTATCTGATCCAGCTCGGGCTGGTCGCGCGCACTGCGCGTGGCCGCGTGCTCAACGCGGGCGGGTGGAAGCACCTCGGGCTCAACCCGCCGGCCGGTTCTCAGGACGGGCTGTTCGACCAGTAG
- a CDS encoding DUF3060 domain-containing protein, with protein MTAFRSALVAAALMACGLSAPLLAQTHFEGAGQESSIDCDDGEAHITGASNRITVDGPCRLLSVEGAGNIVSVDLAEKAAIRVVGSSNHITWRAPGQARPRVSSTGAGNSIRRAQ; from the coding sequence ATGACGGCATTTCGTAGCGCGCTGGTCGCGGCGGCGCTGATGGCGTGCGGGCTCTCCGCGCCTCTGCTGGCGCAGACGCATTTCGAAGGCGCCGGGCAGGAATCGAGCATCGACTGCGACGATGGCGAGGCGCATATCACCGGCGCCAGCAACCGGATCACCGTCGATGGCCCGTGCCGGTTGCTGTCGGTGGAGGGTGCCGGCAATATCGTCAGCGTCGATCTGGCCGAGAAGGCGGCGATCCGCGTTGTCGGCAGCAGCAACCACATCACGTGGCGCGCACCCGGCCAGGCCCGACCGCGCGTCAGCAGCACCGGCGCCGGCAACAGCATCCGCCGCGCGCAATGA